tgttttaCAGATTATATTAACAATATTTATTAATATGAAGTTTTTCTAATATGGttaatgttttgcaatttttaaaacatttctaaataataatttatttcataaCACGTTTCATAACTTCTTCCATACCATAATATAACTGATAGTTAAGAAGCAATTAAGAATTTTCAGGCATTTAGCGGAGCAATTTGAGCAAGGTTTAAACAATATAATACATTATACGTCAATAACGTTTTCCAATGCGCAATCAATTAGGCCGACAGCCTTCCGTATTGGTCAGTTTTTGCAAAACCCTGGTAATGACAACAGgtgcaacaacaacaacctgAATCTGCACGAAGCTAGCAGTAAATTTTGCGGAACTCAACTTGACTTGtgtatagtaaaataaaaacaagatatgGATTGGCACTATGAAGgtcaactttatttttgatccTTCTACACGAACCTtcgcaaacataagcttgcttcttcaggtatACTGAGAAATGTGATTTGTGTAGTACTAGTTTTGATTGTTGTATTAgatttgattgatttgtgTGGTAATAGTTTATTTGAAACGTCGCCGTATGTATATGAAGACGCATTGGCGCACAGCTATCTAACCTAGCGCACAACCACATAGCACTACATAATTTACCCTCCGGATCGTTTCGCCGAATGTCACTCGAATCATTTCCGAGCCTCTTATTTTTATGTTGCTGACCGCCAGTCGGTTGTCGACTTGACTCAGGGTTCGTCCATTCCAGGCTAAATAACAGCCAGACTGAACGCACTGGTCACAGCATTCATCACGTTCAGAGCGCACCTAAATCAGCAGCAAATGAAGAACATAAACTAGGCTAAACAGGCACAAATGTGCTGGATAGTACACACATCAAAGTACCACTATTTCAATGGAATATGCAACAGGAAACTGTCTTACCAAAACGCAGTTTGGGTCACTGAGAAGAGGATGGGTGCATATGCTAGACACGCAAGTCATAATGCTGTAACCGGTAAAACAGTGATTTTGGATTGTGGGTCCCAACATCTGCAGAAAGAATCACGATAAAACTAACAAGCTCTACTGTAATAGCATCATTCAAGCGGCCTTAAAAGTTGTTGAAAACTTTGTTGCTTGAGTTGCTTCTTTTAGGCTTTAGAAAAATCACTTACACTAAGCACCATTGATCCGAACGGTACATCAGCACACCGGCAACTTGTGCATCTGCAATGACATCCttgattacgtcataatgataatttatgtttttgtaaacaaaggACATAGATCTTACATTGATCCAGGATAGACGAATCGCTTTCCAGCGTTGGTCTTGCTTAGACAACATTCAAAGGTCCCTTCGGCTGTGCAGGTGCAGTCAGTACAAATATTCGGTTGCATTACTTCTCCTTCCTAATACAACATGAAATCTCACGCTAACAACCGATTAACTGATCTCTTAGTACACTTGTTGGCGAAAGCTTGCGTAGaagaattgaaaacaaaagttaaccctACAGTGCCGTAGTAtatattgcttttttattttactatctGCTGATTATACCGGGTTAACACGATTCAGCCACCATCAACTGATAAGTTGTCGTTATTCGTTGTCACAACAACCTACTTTCATCCTTTCTATAGGTTCCACTTGCTATGCTGACTAGTTACGATTTAACGTTAACACAAACAAAACGTTATAGCATAACACAGCCAAGACGACTTTATTGTCTGCACAAATATTATTCGACTACAGCAAGTTGCTGCAAGTATACTTACAGCTAAAGGACTTGTCTGACCCCGAATGACCATTTGAGGTGTCGGTTGGCATTGTCCCATCTGGCTACTTTCTGGCTTGTCTTGCGCTTGTAACGTCACAAAGAACAGCattgttacaaaacattttataaatcCCATGCTAAGCTTTTCACGGTTAGTCCTTTTGCATGTCAGTCAGTCTGGTGCCTTGAGAGATATTTTCCAGACTGCTTTACAACGTTCCGGAaatcattatgacgtaatactaCTCATTATCAAGGTTACTCGTGTTTGTCAGAGAATGCGTCGGCAAAAACAAAGGGAGTGTGATTTATGTGTAAACAGTTTGgagaaaagttttcattgatTTCAAACTTTATGCATTGCCAAAAATACTTAACACATGTCGTAATTCTTAGTACTACCTGGTGGTAGTTTTATTTGCGAACATTTAGACACCAGGAGCAGTACTGAGAGATTCGCGGGAGATCTCTGTGATAGAACCAATTTTTTGTGAAGTATTTTCAAGCAATCATTTCAATTTTCGTCTTTAGCGTGGCTGGAAAAATTCAGTGTTAATGTGTTATTAGCATGCGCCAATGTATGGGAAAAATGACGAAAACAGAACACACTTAAAACGTCCAAGAAAGTGATAATTAGAAGTAACTTGCTGATGACAATTAGTGCGGCTACTAAACCTAGAAATAGAAAAACAGACGTTTTCGCTGCAGAATTTGATTCCGTCATGAGTTACAGCAGGGGCGTCGCCAAGCGGGGAGGGAATGAATTATTTTGGGGCTGAACCTGCTATCTCCTAGTGACGGCTCAAGACTCAGACTACATATACAGAATCAAATTTCGTAGCCATAATACTTTAAACTTTCGACATTGTTGAAAGGAACAGCCAAAGCACATCAATTACGCGATTCCTACAGTCCCTATAGTTCACGACCGATGCTAATAATCTTCAATTCCGCTTTGCGGTCACAGACTATGAGACATTTACTCAGTTCCCCAACagaattatgacgtaataattcaATTAAAACGTAATTGTATAAACATTCGAATGGAAAAGGGAAGTTGGTAAGGAAAAGCGAAAAGTAAAGTGAGTGTTCAAAGAAGTCATGACGTGGGTCTCGTCGCGAAATATCCgggaaaattttgttgaacatTCCATAAGACCTCACTCTGACAAACCAACGTGAAGATGGTTACAGGTTCTCTGGTTAACCGTTCAAAATCGgtaaattatataaataactGACTATGTCGCATGTAACCAATTTCATCTGCAAATAAGTAATCGAATAACAAACCACGTGACAGGCAACCTAAGTGatgttttgaataaacaacCAAGGAACCGATAACCACAGCTTCACGCTGGCCCCTTGTAAGATGTACCAGAATGTCTGGCGCGGAATGTTCGCAACAATCAAGAAAATACCTTTTGTCGATTCGGTGTTCATCACACTCCTTGCCTGGCTCGCATTAAACTGTGCTATCTTAATTTTGCAGCGGCAGGACGCAGTTAATTAGCAGGACGATCGAAGCTTTCTCTTCTGACAAGCCCCTTTATTGCGACACCAAGAGCATTCCCtttctttttttatcttgGAAGAGCAACACCTGACAGCCCATGCCTGGTAATGACTTTTTTTACTTCGCTTTTTTTTATGCAAGACGCGTTATTGCATTCACCTGTAAGTTCACTATACACTGAGGCTGAATCGATAAGAAGAAAAGGCGATGTCGCTTGAATACATCAAGAGCCGTATCAGGCTAGTTAGCTCCGTTTTCGTCCATTAACTTAAATGGTTATGCTTTTCCTGGGAGGTTATTAGCAGTTTGCCTAACAAGATCATAACTTACCACCCACTAACGAAGCTGCCAAAACTGAGAGTTTCAACATTGTGTGAGGCTTAGGTAAGCGTAGGCTATATAGTGGTTTAGAATAATTGGTGTAAAGCTCATTTTAGagcaatttgttaatttatcgCAGCACCGAAGTCTTGATTCTGAGAAAGGCATCAATGCTTTATTGATAACTTAAGAGGCGTAATAATGAGACTTGTCATGTCATAGGCCAAGAAATATGTTGACAGaatttttgttactttttgaacTATAATACATGCCTTCGAGCAATTTTGTGAGCCTGTTAAGTGGCTTATAGAGATTAGCTGATAGCTTTGTTCACGCATACAAACATGCTTTACCGCATTTTGATTCCGTGCTAGCGATATAGCCCTGCTTGTATGTTTTGAGACTGTGTCCTAAAAACCTTTCTGGTACAATATCAACACTCAAAACTTTTCTGCATCATGGAAAAAATTAAGTTGACGAATATTTTCTGGCCGCTTTTATTTTGCCTCAAAGAGAGAAAACGTTGCATGAAGTTATCTCTTTTCGATAAAATTCCGGTAAAAAAGTCCATGACCTTTTTGCGCCCCAACCAATTGTTTGGTACGTTTTACGAAAAACTCCACCAAGCCACATCAAATCGAGTGTGTTGAGTGTTTTTCCGCAATCCTTACCAGGTTACCTTCAGTTTTTTGACGAAGTAAGCTGTTTTGTTTACGTAATGTGTCTGTTTAATTGATCGTCAATAACATTCGTAACCGTCTCAATAATTAAAAGCAAGTTTTCGGACATCTtccaaatttgttttgaaacttgATCGACAATTAAGTTTCTAACACACTACTTGTTTAATactttatttttgcagtgCGAAGTAAATAACTGAGGCGGAAGGTCTACAGGGCAACCTTTTTCGAAgcagttttctgtttttttttttgatgacTAGCTGGCCTTTGCCTGGTTAACGACATTACAGTGtttctgttttaaatggtAATATTCTCATAGACCTAACACCTGTTACAGCGTTTCAAACGCACAGTTGCTAGCCATAGAATTGTTGTCAAAGTCGCCCAGTTTAAACACCAGTTATTCAAAACGATATTAAACTTGAAAAAGCGAAGGTTTAGGCCTATTAGGTGTCAGGTTGATAGCTAGGATCTACACATAGAGGTACATGGCCAAGTGTGACAATAGGACAGTTGGACTGGATTATATTACTCGTAGACAGCTTCAGTAGGAAGACGGAAGCTTCCAACAAAGGAAATTACAATCATTTCGGTGTCGACGTTACGGCCTGTCACGTCAGCTGTAGCAAGAGCAACTACATTTCCCCCTGCCGCCGAGGAAGATATTCTGAATAATGAATAGATGCAATTTGCTTCCCTGTCCCAATCCGTCGTCTGCAGTTGTTCGGTTTTAGCCTGCTcgtgattattacgtcatattaATTATCCCACATTTACCTCGGGCAGACATTTAGTTAAATCAGCATTGGAGACCAAGGTTAACAAGACTGATCAAAACTCTTGTCAATATCTATTTAGATAGAGCTATTCGTCTTTTATCCCCTTTAGGCAGAGATGTGGGCTTTATCAGAAACggtaattttatcaaaattattttctcaTTTTCGTTCAAGCGGCTTTTTCAGTCGTTTATTCTTTTTCACCGGCAGCATACGACATTGATACTTTTGAGAAAGTTAATATGAACGCCTGATGTCTTGTGTGCGCGCATAACCGCTACATGAACTTTAATATCGATTGACGATGCGGTTGTTCGGTTGATATGAATTATCCGGCTAATTATGCGTCCCTTTCACGTAGCATCGTGATTGCTTGGCGTACGCAGCAAGTGCGACGCGAATAAAGTAAGAAGAAACAAAATCTCGCTCCACGGAGAAGCGTCTGAACCGACCCTAACTTGAGCCTAatttctattaattatttaggGTATCTTGCTTTCTCTTGAGACGCGATAGCGAACGAGAGCGTTTTGTGATTCAGCAACCAACTTGGGGTGAAGTACACCGTAATTGAACAGCGGTTTCATCAGTAACCTGTTGTTGTTCGTTTATTGGAATGCCAGACTTCATGTATGGAGTGTTTTTGTTAGTAGGACAAAAGCTAATTAACTTTGTTTGGATTTGGCCACTTGAGATTTGCCTTTTCGTGTAATCTGTATGTGTTTTCATCCTGGATGTTGTAGCGATTGAGCTAGTCTGCCACTTGATAATATCCAAACATATGCGGCCGAC
Above is a window of Clavelina lepadiformis chromosome 8, kaClaLepa1.1, whole genome shotgun sequence DNA encoding:
- the LOC143468992 gene encoding uncharacterized protein LOC143468992, with product MGFIKCFVTMLFFVTLQAQDKPESSQMGQCQPTPQMVIRGQTSPLAEGEVMQPNICTDCTCTAEGTFECCLSKTNAGKRFVYPGSICTSCRCADVPFGSMVLSMLGPTIQNHCFTGYSIMTCVSSICTHPLLSDPNCVLVRSERDECCDQCVQSGCYLAWNGRTLSQVDNRLAVSNIKIRGSEMIRVTFGETIRRGCLQGVCRQPTFAFPGGFVLATQTCNSTL